Proteins from one Bacteroidota bacterium genomic window:
- a CDS encoding zinc ABC transporter substrate-binding protein, whose amino-acid sequence MKTKTIIILGTLIGIVNFSNAGTIRVVTTTQDTHSIAEIIGGNKVDVFAIATGYQNPHFVDPKPSYIIKLANADLYVTLGLDLENSWSIPLLTSSKNLKIQKGTDGYVDASIGVALMQIPSSINRAEGDIHIYGNPHYWLDPLNGKVIARNICNGLERISPENKNFFEANLKTFNEQIDLKLKSWSSAMAAFKGTKIIAYHNEWCYFENRFGLQILDFLEPKVGIPPTPSQLVKIIKEIKENSIKVIITSPYFTSSSSDIVSKQTGAKTLVLATSVGAFDSIKTYYDLFDYNVKLLTETLK is encoded by the coding sequence ATGAAAACAAAAACAATAATCATACTCGGCACCCTGATTGGAATAGTTAATTTTTCCAACGCAGGAACAATTCGCGTTGTCACCACCACTCAGGATACGCATAGCATTGCTGAAATCATTGGCGGAAACAAAGTGGATGTGTTCGCTATTGCAACGGGCTACCAGAATCCCCATTTCGTTGACCCAAAGCCGAGTTACATCATCAAACTTGCCAATGCTGATTTATACGTTACACTCGGACTCGATTTGGAAAACTCATGGTCAATTCCATTGCTCACAAGTTCTAAAAATCTAAAAATCCAGAAAGGAACTGACGGTTATGTGGACGCATCAATCGGAGTAGCACTCATGCAAATTCCTTCTTCAATAAATCGTGCCGAAGGTGACATTCACATTTATGGAAACCCTCACTACTGGCTCGACCCGTTGAACGGAAAAGTTATCGCGCGGAACATTTGCAACGGTCTCGAAAGGATTTCTCCTGAAAATAAAAACTTCTTCGAGGCAAATCTCAAAACCTTTAATGAACAAATTGATTTGAAGCTCAAATCGTGGAGTTCAGCAATGGCAGCTTTCAAAGGAACTAAAATAATTGCCTATCATAATGAGTGGTGCTACTTTGAAAATCGTTTCGGCTTGCAGATTCTTGATTTCCTTGAGCCCAAAGTTGGAATCCCTCCAACACCTTCGCAACTTGTAAAAATCATTAAAGAAATAAAAGAAAACAGTATTAAAGTGATTATCACTTCCCCCTATTTTACTTCATCATCATCAGATATAGTATCTAAACAAACAGGAGCGAAAACACTTGTGCTCGCTACTTCTGTTGGCGCGTTCGATTCGATAAAAACTTATTATGATTTATTTGATTACAACGTCAAACTTTTAACCGAGACATTAAAATAA
- a CDS encoding metal ABC transporter permease: protein MIDMFQLDFMVQAFVVSIIISIVLSYLGVHVVGRGIVFVDLALGQISSLGVAFSDYVGYGKTIIPILFALTGALLMSLINIRDKRLKLEAIIGIIYAIASAVTVMLISKTPHGDSDIQEVLFGNILAVDWEQIKIIGFIFGAIALLHLIFHKKFFLLTESFVAEDPTIASATFRKKGLFSLWNFIFYLSIGLAIVFAVRVSGVIPVFSFLIIPAVGAIMLSKKNRSVIMIAGTISVLGAFFGLYVSFTYDFPAGSSLVAVLGGIFLLISLFYLFKSRMKKHAKINQQN from the coding sequence ATGATAGATATGTTTCAATTAGATTTCATGGTGCAGGCATTCGTTGTCAGCATCATCATAAGTATAGTGCTTTCCTATCTTGGAGTGCATGTGGTTGGTCGCGGAATTGTTTTCGTTGACCTCGCGCTTGGGCAGATTTCCTCGCTCGGTGTTGCATTTTCCGATTATGTCGGCTACGGAAAAACCATCATTCCGATTTTGTTTGCTCTCACAGGCGCATTGCTCATGTCACTCATCAATATCCGCGACAAACGCCTGAAACTGGAAGCCATTATCGGAATAATTTATGCAATTGCATCAGCCGTAACCGTAATGCTCATTTCAAAAACTCCTCACGGTGATTCTGACATTCAGGAAGTTTTGTTCGGAAATATTCTCGCTGTTGATTGGGAACAAATAAAAATCATCGGATTCATTTTTGGTGCAATAGCATTGCTCCACCTCATCTTTCATAAAAAGTTTTTTCTACTTACCGAAAGTTTTGTAGCGGAAGACCCAACCATTGCCTCTGCAACTTTCAGAAAAAAAGGATTGTTCAGTTTATGGAATTTTATTTTTTACCTCTCCATTGGACTGGCAATTGTTTTTGCCGTGCGGGTAAGCGGAGTAATTCCTGTTTTTTCTTTTCTCATTATTCCCGCTGTCGGAGCAATAATGCTGTCGAAAAAAAACAGGAGCGTTATAATGATTGCAGGAACAATCAGCGTACTGGGAGCATTTTTCGGATTGTATGTTTCATTCACGTATGATTTCCCTGCTGGCTCATCTTTGGTTGCAGTGTTGGGAGGAATTTTTCTTTTAATATCTTTGTTTTATCTTTTCAAAAGCAGGATGAAAAAACACGCAAAAATTAACCAACAAAACTAA